The region ACCTTTGAGTTTTCGATGATTATGCAGAATCGAGAATACTTGTTTAATGAGAAGGGAGAAAAAGATGATTAATGATAGGGAATGGGAAGCGTTTCATCTAAACACATTATTTCCCCTGATTACACGTGGTAAGCGACTGAAAACAGCAAGTCATATTACGGGTAATACCCCTTATGTTTCTTCAACTGCTTTAAATAATGGAGTTGATGGTTTTATTGGGAACGCAGATGGGATACGTATATTTTCCCATTGTTTATCTATTGCTAACAGTGGTAGCGTTGGCAAGGCTTTCTATCATCCTTACTCTTTTATTGCAAGCGATCACGTAACAGGGTTAAAAAATGATAATTTTAATAATTTTATCTATCTTTTCATCTCTGTGTTACTAACACGATTACAGTATAAATATAGTTTTTATCGAGAAATTAATAACACGAGAATTAATAAAGAGATTATTCTCTTGCCAGTAACGGAGGATAATAAACCTGATTTTGAGTATATGACGCAATACACCAAGTCTAAAAAGGAGCTAATGCTCTCTCGTTATCAAAAATATCTCTTAACTAAGCTAAGTAACCTTAGTTACAAAGAAATACCAGCTTTAAATGAGAAAGCGTGGAAACCTCTTAAAGTAAGTGAATTATTTCAAAAAATTGAAGCAACAAAAGGTAAGACTACAGACCAACTGATTGAAGGCGATGATGTACCTTATATAGCGGCTTCTAAGCTTAATAATGGGTATGTGTCGATGTGTAGTATTAAATCAAACCCTAACTGGGTTTCGAGAGGAAATTGTATTCTTTTTGTTCAGATAGGAGATGGTGCTGCTGGATTAGCCCACTATATACCGATGAACTTTATTGGTATGAGTGGGAAGACATCTTGTGGTTATGCCCATAAATTAAACTCTTTCAATGGTGTGTTTATAGCTAAATGCTTAAGTGTGAATAAACAAAAATTTTCTCACGGCTATAGTTGGACAGGTAATAGATTATTATCTACTAAAATTATGCTCCCTATCAATAATTTAGGAGAGCCTGATTTTGAGTATATGGAGCAGTATACAAAAAATATGATGCTTGAAAAATACAACCAATATTTAAAATTTTCTACTAAAAAAAACTAAAAGGCGATTGTGCCTTTTAGTTTTAAAGATGAGACAAGCCCTCAAGTGCCTTATTGCCAAATTTTTTACTGTTAATGGTGCTAGTTATAGCATTTGGATTAAATGGGCAAGATGCCTCGGCAGAGCACACTTGCGGAGCAAGCCGTAAATTTCCTAGTGATGTGCTTGTAGATTTTGATATGACTTACCAAGGGAAAGAGATAGAACTGATCTACAATTTGGATGAGAATAAGATAAGGTTGCTTGTGGAAGATGGTGGATTTTTAGAAAATTTTAACTTTATTGTCAATGGATACTCACCTCTCCCGGAGGCTGTGGCGCTAGCTTGGGAGCATGAGTCTATTATCCAGTATCTTAGTAAAGAGAGTGATTTTTATCAAGAGTTTGTACTGCGCAACCCTGACTCTAAAACTCTTGCCCAATTTAAGAGCGACCTGAAGAAGATCTTAAATTGTCGCTATGGGAGCATTAAGGTGATTAGTGAGGGCGTTGACTTTTTAGAGTATGAGGCAAATGGCATGCGTTTTTATCATGGTTTCTTTTTAGCACCAAAAATGCATGAAAAAGAGACTCATACCTCGGATATTGCCTCGATAGAATTTATTGGTTATAGTAGTATTAAGAACTACGAAACGCGTAAAAGCACCTATATAAAGACGTTCCATAATAGTCGTGGTGTGTTGCAAAAGCATGTGAGAGAGCGAGGCATTACCCCCATTAGCTAATTTACCTAAGCCATAAATGTGGGTTTATCCCCCGTGTTGGCTTAGTTCTATCCCAAAACTTCTCGCTGGCTATCCACCGATTGATCATTTCCTATTTATGTATGGATACACCGAGATAAGGAGTAAAACATGCGTGCAATAGAAACGGCTATTTACCTATCTTTACGGCGATCTTTTTTGATACGGAAGGGGCGTAGGTGCTGGCGCACACGCTCTTGGTAGTGCGGGTTCTTCAAGATAACGTAGAGGCGCAACACAAAGACAAGTATCACACAGCTGACAATTGCCACCACGCTAGGCAACGCCAGATAGACGTACAAAAAGTAGAGTAAGAGACTCCCCAGTAGACTCGCGCGGGCGTAAAAGTCGCCATAGAGAATGAGCGGAGGTTCGTCGCGCAAGATGTCGCGGATGATGCCTCCCACGCAACCCGTTATCATGCCCATCAGGAGGGCACCATGCATGGGCGCCCCCACCTCGATGGCGCGCATCGTGCCAAATGCCGTAAAAACGGCCAAGCCACTGGCGTCGAATAGGGCAATCATCAACGACTGCTTCTCTACCTTTTGATGATCAAAATAGCGCACCACCAATCCGGCAACAATCGCAATAATAAGATAGCGCGGGCTCTCAAAGATCGCCACGGGTTTGCTATGCAAGAGTAAATCGCGCGTAAGCCCACCACCAAAGGTCGTAACACTGGCCAAAAAGATAATGCCAAAGCCATCCATCTTCTTTTTTTTCCCCGCCAGCGCCCCCGAAAGCGCAAAGGCCAAGCTCCCCGCCATATCTAAAATATCTAAAAATAACACCACCATCACCGCATCCTCCACACTTTTTGGCTGTTATAGAGAAAATCGACCATTATTCCCACTAAATTTAGGCGAAAGCCCTTGACCTTTCTAGCATTAAAAGCGATAATAGAAGCAGTTTATTGTTATGATAAGGAGTTGGTGCATGCCCTGCGGAAGAAAACGTAAAAGAAAGAAAATCGCAACCCACAAGCGTAAAAAAAAGCTTCGCAAAAATCGACACAAAAACAAGTAAGATTTTGCCATAAGTGTTTATAAACCGCCCTTCCTCACATGAACTAGGGCGGGTTTTTATTCATTTATTTTTAGGAGGTAAAAATGACTGAAAAATATACTCAATATCTTGATTTAGTAAAAGAAAATGGGTTGAATCTAAACTCGATCCATTCTGAAGAGAGGAATCAAGAGTTATCTAACCTAGCCTTTAATCAAATCATTAATCAAAACTTCAAGAGACCTTACGCCTTATATACCAAAGAAAATGACATAGAGACCGTCATTGAACGTATCCTTTCTTACATACCTAAAAAATTTAGAACATACGAAATGTGTTTAAGTGCTTCAAAACTCAATCCATATCCTTTATTTGGCTACATTCCTAAAGAATACTTAATTTATGAAATCTACTTAGAGACTGTCAAAGCTTCCTACCCCCAAGATGAATTCGATGAATATGTTATAGCTTATATTCCAGATGAATTCAAAACATATGAACTATGCTGGGAAACAATTCAAAAATATCATCCAGAGCATGGTTTTGGAGATGAGTTTTCACTCTTTGAAATTCTACCATATATACCAGAGGAAATAAAAACATATGCTTTTTATGTTGAAATCATTAAACTATATGATTGCGACATTGACAAAGATGTTATTCCTAAAAAGTACCTAAACAACAAATTTGAGATAGTTTTAAATCTTCTTAATGGAGGATCATGGTTACAATACACGCAACTTGAGTTTATCACCTATGAAATGGTATTAGATGCAATACAGCAAGAATCAGGCTTTAGACTTCTTCCTTATATTCCTGATAATTATTTAACCAAAGAATTATGGCTTACTATTCCAATACGAGATAGAGAGAATTGTCAAGAAGAAGATATGATTGACATCTGCCAAAGAACTTCATGCTACGATCTTTGTCTTGAATTAGTTAAAGAAGAAACCTTTTACTCTGCTTTAGAACACATTAAAGAGGAGTTTCATACCTATGATTTTTATTTAGAGGTTGCTAGACATTATGGATATCAATCCTTATTATATATAACTTATGAACAAATTGAAGGTGATGATTTTGAAGATCTAATCGATGACGAGGTTTTACTTTTATCTCGACTATCAGAACCTAAAATAAAGAACCAAATACCAATTGAATTCCAAAGTGATGAACTATACTTAGCTGCATTCAACTATCCATTTAATGATTTTAATAATCAAGATTTAGAGGAAATTTTAGCTATAGTACCAACAAAATACCATACTCCTGACATTTATCTTGCAATTATCAAACGTAATCCATTGTTAATAAAAGATATTCCAGGCGAACTACAAAATTACTCCTTTTATGTAAATACCGTTAGGCAAAATGGGAAAATTCTACAGTATCTTCCTCAAAATTTTGTTAGTGATGCTCTTTATTTAGAAGCTACAAAAAGTAATGGAGTAGCATTCGACTTGCTTCCTGAGGAATACAAGACCTATGAAATTTGTATTGAAGCTGTGGTACATAATCCTACTAATCTTAGATTTGTTCCAGATAAACATAAAGTAGATAATTTTTACATAGAAACTTTTAATAAAAATCATCACCTATTATGGGAGATCCCAGAAGCCTTACGAACATGCGAAATGTATTATATCTTTATCCAACAAACCATTGATAGCTTAAAAAAACGACCATCCTACTTCAGAAAAATCCATGATATCATAAAGCGTATACCAAACAATTGTAAATCC is a window of Entomospira culicis DNA encoding:
- a CDS encoding trimeric intracellular cation channel family protein, translating into MVVLFLDILDMAGSLAFALSGALAGKKKKMDGFGIIFLASVTTFGGGLTRDLLLHSKPVAIFESPRYLIIAIVAGLVVRYFDHQKVEKQSLMIALFDASGLAVFTAFGTMRAIEVGAPMHGALLMGMITGCVGGIIRDILRDEPPLILYGDFYARASLLGSLLLYFLYVYLALPSVVAIVSCVILVFVLRLYVILKNPHYQERVRQHLRPFRIKKDRRKDR
- a CDS encoding DUF4116 domain-containing protein; this encodes MTEKYTQYLDLVKENGLNLNSIHSEERNQELSNLAFNQIINQNFKRPYALYTKENDIETVIERILSYIPKKFRTYEMCLSASKLNPYPLFGYIPKEYLIYEIYLETVKASYPQDEFDEYVIAYIPDEFKTYELCWETIQKYHPEHGFGDEFSLFEILPYIPEEIKTYAFYVEIIKLYDCDIDKDVIPKKYLNNKFEIVLNLLNGGSWLQYTQLEFITYEMVLDAIQQESGFRLLPYIPDNYLTKELWLTIPIRDRENCQEEDMIDICQRTSCYDLCLELVKEETFYSALEHIKEEFHTYDFYLEVARHYGYQSLLYITYEQIEGDDFEDLIDDEVLLLSRLSEPKIKNQIPIEFQSDELYLAAFNYPFNDFNNQDLEEILAIVPTKYHTPDIYLAIIKRNPLLIKDIPGELQNYSFYVNTVRQNGKILQYLPQNFVSDALYLEATKSNGVAFDLLPEEYKTYEICIEAVVHNPTNLRFVPDKHKVDNFYIETFNKNHHLLWEIPEALRTCEMYYIFIQQTIDSLKKRPSYFRKIHDIIKRIPNNCKSYQFYLILLENNITSLKDVPDEHKTYELCLAAVTNNGDALEYVPDEYKTYDICLVSVKNAGWALSHVPNKHRTYELCLIAINQDGHLEDIPNKLKTFELCAEAIKKDPDRIQSILPLFHDEKSIYQLCLEAVKQDVSILFWYVPFKFINQIIIELNI
- a CDS encoding restriction endonuclease subunit S, yielding MINDREWEAFHLNTLFPLITRGKRLKTASHITGNTPYVSSTALNNGVDGFIGNADGIRIFSHCLSIANSGSVGKAFYHPYSFIASDHVTGLKNDNFNNFIYLFISVLLTRLQYKYSFYREINNTRINKEIILLPVTEDNKPDFEYMTQYTKSKKELMLSRYQKYLLTKLSNLSYKEIPALNEKAWKPLKVSELFQKIEATKGKTTDQLIEGDDVPYIAASKLNNGYVSMCSIKSNPNWVSRGNCILFVQIGDGAAGLAHYIPMNFIGMSGKTSCGYAHKLNSFNGVFIAKCLSVNKQKFSHGYSWTGNRLLSTKIMLPINNLGEPDFEYMEQYTKNMMLEKYNQYLKFSTKKN